From one Tsukamurella tyrosinosolvens genomic stretch:
- a CDS encoding Wzz/FepE/Etk N-terminal domain-containing protein, whose product MKLTDLPRVARDHWILVTVTVIVALAVGVGASLATPREYRAATQLYISAGQDTSGQEAYNGVVMSQQQVASYAILIASEETASRALRSIGSNENPAELASRITTSYIPETVILNVSVTDSDAKHAADLINAVSRSFVKYLDELNQSSAKDIKASRATLVRQADPPAAPESRYVARNGALALVLGLLLGLGFAYARESFRRGPSPAVPAPSADDAPTSPIAATGAEAAARGTPRLVAVVAAPDEAPSTDSPLARITRNVPVGPVAMPALRPGDRESSRAMTRWRDRVEEVPEEDELPLPVLEEKSSDDAPDEVANSAAPDTADSEETAADETGAENEERDLGNARKAL is encoded by the coding sequence GTGAAACTCACTGATCTGCCCCGCGTCGCTCGCGATCACTGGATCCTCGTGACGGTGACCGTGATCGTTGCTCTCGCGGTCGGCGTGGGCGCCTCCCTCGCGACGCCGCGGGAGTACCGCGCCGCGACCCAGCTGTACATCTCGGCAGGCCAGGACACGTCGGGCCAGGAGGCCTACAACGGCGTCGTCATGTCCCAGCAGCAGGTCGCGTCGTACGCGATCCTCATCGCGAGCGAGGAGACGGCCTCTCGCGCCCTGCGATCGATCGGCTCGAACGAGAATCCGGCCGAGCTGGCCAGTCGGATCACCACGTCGTACATTCCGGAGACCGTGATCCTCAACGTCTCCGTGACGGACTCGGACGCCAAGCACGCCGCCGACCTGATCAACGCGGTATCCCGATCCTTCGTCAAGTATCTCGACGAGCTCAACCAATCGTCGGCCAAGGACATCAAGGCGTCGCGCGCGACGCTGGTGCGGCAGGCTGACCCGCCCGCTGCGCCGGAGAGCAGGTACGTCGCGCGTAACGGCGCACTCGCTCTCGTGCTGGGGCTCCTCCTCGGCCTCGGCTTCGCCTACGCCCGCGAGTCGTTCCGCCGGGGGCCGAGCCCCGCCGTGCCCGCACCTTCCGCCGACGATGCACCCACCTCGCCCATCGCCGCTACCGGCGCTGAAGCGGCCGCCCGAGGCACGCCGCGCCTGGTCGCCGTCGTCGCTGCGCCCGACGAAGCCCCGTCGACCGACTCCCCGCTCGCCCGGATCACGCGCAACGTGCCCGTGGGGCCGGTCGCAATGCCGGCCCTCCGCCCAGGGGATCGTGAATCGAGCCGCGCGATGACCCGGTGGCGCGATCGAGTCGAAGAGGTGCCGGAGGAGGACGAGCTCCCCTTGCCCGTCCTCGAGGAGAAGTCATCGGACGATGCGCCCGACGAGGTCGCGAACTCCGCCGCTCCCGACACCGCCGACAGCGAAGAGACGGCGGCCGACGAGACAGGCGCCGAGAACGAGGAACGAGATCTCGGGAACGCTCGCAAGGCTTTGTGA
- a CDS encoding heparin lyase I family protein, whose amino-acid sequence MVPPLRVRNVRRRLSCLSLCIAATVLAGCGDAAPAPLWSGDFETGSLSEFAAPTPGTERQPTPTLESGTVAAGRNAVAFTLEGDQTATSLLPGTNKTASLAEGDDLWFSWYLQLDRDFPQAPEGFQILSEWKNSGLGTAPLALVIDPSGTFKAQGGFGHPDGNRASAVDLGTARRGAWIAWTWHVVFSTDPQRARVSIWMDDQEVAKDWQPLGGTLYPATNARGENPNKADGPFSTWRIGYFRPTAVETKGTVYFDALRVGTSRESVKLPTLNSR is encoded by the coding sequence ATGGTTCCCCCCCTCCGCGTCCGCAACGTCCGCCGCCGGCTGTCGTGCCTGTCCCTGTGCATCGCGGCGACGGTCCTCGCCGGTTGCGGCGATGCCGCCCCGGCACCGCTGTGGAGCGGCGACTTCGAGACCGGGTCGCTGTCGGAGTTCGCCGCTCCCACCCCTGGGACGGAACGCCAACCGACACCGACGCTCGAGTCCGGCACCGTCGCCGCAGGACGCAACGCCGTCGCGTTCACGCTGGAGGGCGACCAGACGGCCACCTCGCTCCTTCCCGGGACCAACAAGACCGCCTCCCTGGCGGAGGGGGACGACCTGTGGTTCTCCTGGTACCTGCAGCTCGACCGCGACTTCCCGCAGGCCCCGGAGGGATTCCAGATCCTGTCGGAGTGGAAGAACTCGGGCCTGGGCACGGCGCCCCTCGCCTTGGTCATCGACCCGTCGGGCACGTTCAAGGCGCAGGGCGGCTTCGGCCACCCGGACGGGAATCGCGCCTCCGCCGTCGACCTGGGAACCGCCCGCCGCGGCGCATGGATCGCATGGACCTGGCACGTGGTCTTCTCCACCGATCCGCAACGAGCGCGGGTGTCGATCTGGATGGACGACCAGGAGGTCGCGAAGGACTGGCAGCCACTCGGTGGCACGCTGTACCCGGCGACGAACGCGCGGGGAGAGAATCCGAACAAGGCCGACGGTCCGTTCAGCACGTGGCGGATCGGCTACTTCCGGCCGACCGCGGTCGAGACCAAGGGCACGGTCTACTTCGACGCGCTGCGGGTGGGTACCAGCCGGGAGTCCGTGAAGCTTCCCACGCTCAACTCCCGCTGA
- a CDS encoding WecB/TagA/CpsF family glycosyltransferase, which produces MSTRPALLVDDSPIVCVSGADVLDRIERRIAEGGTRPLGVCSVNVDHLHHFGPGGRRLGGDVDWLSVADGAPIARRGAMLARCDWPRVTGADLLPQVIARAAERGWRVGFVGGTPEMHDRLRPVLREEYPTLAVVGFWAPERAELDDRDVAERIVAEVRSASPTVLIVGLGKPRQERWIDEAGPHTGAAVLLPFGAAADFMAGMVVRAPERWQRAGAEWLYRLLQEPRRLARRYLVQGPPALLRLRRARLTEVTWPAASQPGGAP; this is translated from the coding sequence ATGAGCACGCGCCCCGCGCTGCTCGTGGATGACTCCCCGATCGTGTGTGTGAGCGGCGCGGACGTCCTCGATCGGATCGAACGACGCATCGCCGAGGGCGGTACGCGCCCGCTGGGTGTGTGCTCGGTCAACGTCGACCATCTGCACCACTTCGGTCCAGGTGGCCGGCGCCTCGGCGGCGACGTGGACTGGCTGTCGGTCGCGGACGGGGCCCCCATCGCCCGCCGCGGTGCCATGCTCGCGCGCTGTGACTGGCCCCGGGTCACCGGAGCCGACTTGTTGCCGCAGGTGATCGCCCGCGCTGCAGAGCGTGGTTGGCGGGTGGGGTTCGTCGGCGGTACGCCGGAGATGCACGATCGCCTGCGCCCCGTGCTGCGGGAGGAGTATCCGACGCTGGCGGTGGTGGGCTTCTGGGCGCCGGAGCGCGCGGAGCTCGACGACCGGGACGTCGCGGAACGGATCGTGGCCGAGGTTCGGTCGGCGTCTCCGACGGTGCTGATCGTCGGGCTCGGGAAGCCCCGCCAGGAACGGTGGATCGACGAGGCGGGCCCGCACACCGGTGCCGCGGTGCTGCTTCCGTTCGGCGCCGCCGCCGACTTCATGGCCGGAATGGTGGTGCGGGCGCCGGAACGGTGGCAGCGCGCGGGTGCCGAGTGGCTCTATCGGCTTCTCCAGGAACCGCGCCGACTGGCGCGGCGTTACCTGGTCCAGGGGCCGCCCGCGCTTCTGCGCCTGCGGCGGGCCCGACTGACCGAAGTCACATGGCCCGCAGCATCTCAGCCAGGTGGCGCGCCATGA
- a CDS encoding O-antigen ligase family protein, whose product MRNRGDLGATVVLAIVAGALVFQAVQDPSMFKYALAGCAILVVTLVHPRWYIYLTIVFAFFTFPAAVAFGRDLGLFTILPYEVAAIIALLVLLRDRVQVRPIDVIPALCFLGMVAAAAFHGHDVGNDSFRIAREVQFLFDTVLGYFYGLVVVRAGLVSKLAKVCVPVLWGSAAMIAIASVTGLVLEGRADDLAKENAAESGIRYITNVQMAATAVLCVGAACFLLKLPGRRFFLWAIPPTLFIILMSFSRNTIIGLAVTLAVCVVFGGTLRTLPRAAALAAGGTLGIVGATSALLFLGQGTPVGKWLSTTVESFQGRVLGGVSAQYLATDNSLNDRLVENSNLMSNFTKEPWFGHGAGFAYKSHFGTPRNFVPAPDSSYAHNFYLWWLVKAGVIGMVFFVAFALIPLYRALRSRRRPAIAAAAISTALMAISVVAPLPLDPANSLLFGMALGAAAGYSAVPRTAVPPGIPPEAKRLPPAPDVLAAIGSGPAATPQPERRRSPLRSGGSRRGAGGTSSE is encoded by the coding sequence GTGAGGAACCGCGGCGACCTGGGCGCCACGGTGGTCTTGGCTATCGTCGCCGGCGCCCTGGTCTTTCAGGCCGTCCAGGATCCGAGCATGTTCAAGTACGCCCTGGCGGGGTGTGCGATCCTCGTCGTCACCCTGGTGCATCCGCGCTGGTACATCTACCTCACGATCGTCTTCGCGTTCTTCACGTTCCCCGCCGCAGTGGCCTTCGGCCGCGATCTCGGGCTCTTCACGATCCTCCCGTACGAAGTCGCGGCGATCATCGCCCTTCTCGTGCTGCTCCGCGACCGCGTCCAGGTACGGCCGATCGACGTGATCCCCGCTCTCTGTTTCCTCGGGATGGTGGCGGCAGCCGCGTTCCACGGCCACGATGTGGGGAACGACTCCTTCCGCATCGCCCGCGAGGTGCAGTTCCTCTTCGACACCGTCCTCGGCTATTTCTACGGTCTCGTGGTCGTCCGCGCCGGCCTCGTGTCGAAGCTCGCCAAGGTGTGTGTCCCCGTGCTGTGGGGCTCCGCGGCCATGATCGCCATCGCCTCCGTGACCGGCCTCGTCCTCGAGGGACGGGCGGACGACCTGGCGAAGGAGAACGCCGCCGAATCGGGCATCCGATACATCACGAACGTCCAGATGGCCGCCACCGCGGTCCTCTGCGTCGGGGCGGCGTGCTTCCTCCTGAAGCTGCCTGGACGGCGGTTCTTCCTCTGGGCGATCCCGCCGACATTGTTCATCATCCTGATGTCGTTCAGTCGCAACACGATCATCGGACTCGCGGTCACCCTGGCGGTCTGCGTCGTGTTCGGCGGGACGCTGCGCACCCTGCCGCGCGCCGCCGCACTCGCGGCGGGCGGAACGCTGGGGATCGTCGGTGCCACCTCGGCGCTGTTGTTCCTCGGACAGGGAACTCCGGTCGGGAAATGGCTTTCCACCACCGTCGAGAGCTTCCAAGGGCGCGTTCTCGGAGGCGTTTCGGCCCAGTACCTGGCCACGGACAACTCCCTGAACGACCGGCTCGTGGAGAACTCGAATCTCATGAGCAACTTCACCAAGGAGCCGTGGTTCGGGCACGGCGCCGGGTTCGCCTACAAGTCGCACTTCGGCACGCCCCGTAACTTCGTCCCCGCGCCCGACAGCTCCTACGCCCACAACTTCTACCTGTGGTGGCTGGTCAAGGCAGGCGTCATCGGGATGGTGTTCTTCGTCGCCTTCGCCCTGATCCCCCTGTACCGGGCACTCCGTTCCCGACGCCGGCCGGCGATCGCGGCGGCCGCGATCTCCACCGCACTGATGGCGATCTCCGTCGTCGCGCCGCTGCCGCTCGATCCCGCGAACTCCCTGTTGTTCGGCATGGCCCTCGGTGCGGCCGCGGGGTACTCCGCAGTCCCCCGGACTGCCGTCCCCCCCGGGATACCGCCGGAGGCTAAGCGGCTTCCTCCGGCTCCCGACGTGCTCGCCGCGATCGGTAGCGGTCCAGCAGCCACACCACAACCAGAACGACGCCGATCGCCGCTTCGATCAGGAGGATCGCGTCGAGGGGCTGGCGGAACCTCGTCCGAGTGA